The Helianthus annuus cultivar XRQ/B chromosome 11, HanXRQr2.0-SUNRISE, whole genome shotgun sequence region tttacatatttctcATTTCTAATATCACCAATCAATTACATATCTCTCCAATTCTTCTACTTGCTACTATTCTTTAAAAACTATAGATGTAATATGCAActgataatatttttttaataaagtttagTATATAATTTCATGATACTTTTTAAGATAACCATAATTATGTAGAATTTCATGAAACTTTTTATGTATAACTATAATTAAGAATATCGAAGAATATAATTATACATAGAAAGTTTATAAAATAGatatacatataaaataattTTGAATATAATTATAATAAGAAATTCTAATTTTattagactagtgggtatggagagcctcatccccaaggggatgggccgccacgtcagCGCTACGTAGGCTCGGCTTGGAGGGGATGGCCCtaggggggtgggggatgaacccctttatatatctatactatataataaaagaaacctgttttgggacacttgtcattctctcatttaattgattaaaaataataatatttaatctaaattaatacaaattcttattattaatattatttaatcaaatctaaaatctaattaatacaaatttttattatcaatagtATTTATTCAAATCTAATAAATAATCAGTTTTTGCGTTTATGTTAAGTTCATCATTTACACGGTTCAACTTATAGGATTTTGTTGAATTGATCCaagtaaaaaaatataaaaagttaatCTCGAATTGTGCGTTGTCCTAAATTCTGTTGTAACAAAGCAAAACCACAGACCAATCAGAGTATAAGCATATGATATATTTGTCTTACAAGAATATGGGGTATGAGGCGGGGTTGAGGCGTGAGTTGAAGAGAAACGCTTAAGTcatcaccccgggtgggcttgggtttgggcgtgaCCCCATTGGCGTGGGATTTAGCCCGGGCGTGGGGCAGGGCTACCACATGACATGGTGAAACCTCATTGGCCAAGAGCACTAGCAACGCCACCCCAGCCACGCCCCATCATACCTCTTTAAAATTGGCTTTTGGTCTTGGGTGCCCCATACTCCACGTGTCGCACCATGCCCCCAACCCACACCCCACGGTCTAACTATCCCCTTGAGTTGACACCAATGCGAGAAGACTAGAGTTTTAACGTTCTACCCCAAGGCCTCTTTGTTTTAAGCATCCCCTCTCTTCCAATTCAAAAACAagaatctttctatactaataaatgaaaatttcTTTGGACACGTTCTGGTGttttctcaccttattttcctatttatctctcatattaaataataataataattttaaacaaaatattttttataaataattttaaacaaaaatttagataaggataatatttgtttttctatacatatttttaaataaaaatttagataaggataatctttctatactaataaatgaaaatcttttttggacacgtgtcatttcTCTCATTTCTCTGTTGttttctcaccttattttcctatttatctctcatattaaataataataataattttaaacaaaatatttttctataaataattttaaacaaaaatttagataaggataaacgTTTGTTTTCATTATGatgatattaaataataatattaataataataattttaaacaaaaaaattagataagaataaatatttgtttttctatacatatttttaaacaaaaatttagataaggataaacgtttatttttattataagtAGATACATATACTTTGGAGTTCGGTGGTTGAAATTATTGTAAATTAGGAATCAAATGTTCCCcttttatatatatacttaaaCATTGTATTATGTTTTTGTTTCACTAGAATTAAATAATTATTCTAGATCGGGCATGTGCTTCTATCAAATTGTAAGTATTTTTAGATGCATCGCTATAACGGTTTGGACTCACCATTATAATCGCACAAATCTTTCAAATGTCAAATCTAAACAACTTAGTTTCACCTTTGTAATGTTAGGCGTACTGTTACAATTGGTGTAAATTCATCATTTATCGCACATTGCATCAACATGTAGAAAGAACaccatttttaaatataaaaattctATTCTCCATTCAAAGAATTTAATTCTCGATTTTGCAGTATAattcataaaaatgatgaaatataTAACCACATGGTGATCGATCTCCACCTTTTTGTACCGTAAACTCTCTTAAATACAAATTTGAGACAAGtgttttataaattaaataaacaaataagcaTAAAGATGcgtaaaactaactaaaataattGTATCTTATAATTTGAATGTATCATAAAAAGGAGATTCAGTCCTATGTAATACATGTGTttttaacctaataataaataaaaatataaagtaaaatgttataataagtaaatagtacatcaaagttaatttttaaaagataaatcttaacgattgtatgtgttaacatatgacattatattttattcaacatgagcaatatttgagtttttttaaagatatatcttttttattatttattatataaaattacatttatacaacccgtgtaatacacggggttctaacctagtatatatatatatatgtatagatatGTGTGTgttaggagagaggagagagcCCCGGCTACCCCGGTTGTGGGGTGCCGGTTGTGCCGAGCCGAGCCCCAGGGGGCGGTGCGGGGGACTGGCGCCGGTCCTAGCTGGGCGTCAGCCAgcccccataccctttagtcttatATGTAGCTATAATTTTATATATGATGTTGATTATGATGATGTTTGTAGCTATAAGTACATATATGTACGTAAAtaaaaagttaaataaataaGCTGAACTCGCGTTTGTAAGGCTAGGTTAGTTGTGAGCTTTAGGCATACGTTAGTATTACCCGTGCTTTAAACTTTTGAAAGTTTGTATTTTTATTACGATTATTATGGTATTGTTTGAGAATAGTAGCAAGTAAAAGAATTGGAGAGATATGTAATTGATTGATGATATTAGAAATGAGAAATgagaaatatgtaaatattcatttaatagtccattaagggtaaaatagtcatttaaTAAGAGTTTTTAATGAAAatgggaaatatgtaatatataagggttagggaggggaaatatgtaattgttttttttttatttgagaAAATACGTAATAAACCagcttaggagggggaaatatgtaaaaatcccttaAATTAAAGGAATATCAACGAGTAATTTTTAACCACTTTGTTGAAATTTATAAAAGGGAAACTCTGATAAACAATTATTTTAAAAACTGTTTCTAAATCATATACTTGtatgaattaaaaaaaataaaataaaagggaAACTCTGATGAACAATTATTTTGAAAACTGCTTCTAATAGAGAAAGAAATCATATGtatgaattaaaaaaataatacaaaattttCAAAACCTTTTAGCTATAAATAGGTTTCATATCCACACAAACATCCCACAAATGAAACCACAATAATCATCAAATTAGAAATCACCATATCTCTTCTTGTTTGACTGAACCATGGCTCAAGGAAGAGGTGGTGCAATGGTGGCAATGAAGGTGATATGTCTACTAGCGGTGGCACTTCAATGTGAGGCAGCTAGTTTTCTCGTTGGTGGTTGGCCTGGTTGGAATCCGAAGTTTGATCTCGGCGCAATGACCAGCGCGTACAAGGCCGGCGACATTTTTGGTATCCTCTCAACATATCAATATTTTGTTTGCTAACATGTTATGTATCTACTATCTAATATACTCAacggattaggatcaaatacaaaggatcctaattgtaagaagtgtaagaaggatttatagagtgacaagtgtccgataacctaaaaaaacccactacacaaaaaaactccactacaaaaaaaaaaaaacccttaaacatccaccaccacaaaaaacctaaacccccccccccccccacacccacatcacccacccaaaaaaaaaaaatttttttttgccgagggggtgggggtttaggtttttgggtgggggtaggggtgggggtgggtgtttagtttttttttaggtttttggggggtggggggagggggtttaggtttttgaggggtgggggtgggggggggggttaggtttttttggtgaggtatagttttttttttttatttgtttttttgccggggggggggggtgttaggtttttgggtggtggtggtggtggggtggaggtgggtgtttaggtttttggtggtgatgtagtgggtttagttttagcttattggacacttgtcactctataaatccttcttacacttcttacaattagaagcctttgtagaataacttgaccctatACTCAACATAATATTTATTTAGTtggtttttttggttttttaattGATTAGTTATTTTATGATGGGAATAGTGTTTAAGTACGTAGCAGGATATCACGATGTTGTGGTAGTGAACAAGACGGTATGATCGGTGCACCAAGAGCCCAAGGGACAAGGTGTACACAAGTGGAGACGATGAAATTACCCTTAAGAAGGGTCCTAACTACTTCATTTGTAGTTTTCCTGGTCAATGTAAAACGATGAAGCTTCAAGTACATGCATCTTAAAGAacaaaataacaataataatataataattgtTAATGATATTGAAGAAATGATCAAATCTATGCATTTATGTGTGTACTAAGAGTTCCATGTGCTTTAATTATTGTTATATATGGGTTATGGTATAAACAAGAATCGGTCATAATAATATTTGGCTTTAAATTAAGGATTTTTAAAGCGTTGTTATCTATGTTATGTTTTATTGTACATGTATTATCAGTTTTTGGCAATGCTTGAAACCCGCAAGCAAACTAAGATGTGTGTCTGAAGTGTTTCACTGGTTCAACTGGTCATTTCAATCTAAAAAATCAGCCACAAAGAACAGCAACAGGCAAATGTTGTTATATATGGGTTTTTCTTCAATAATCACTCTATTTTTATCTGGTTAATTTACCTAAAAACCGACTGGTTTAGTTCTTCCAGTACATAGATAAAGAAGTGAAGAGACAACTCTTCTTGATTTAATTGGTGGTTAGTACGGTTGAGTTTTTGGAGCATGTATTTTGCTGTTTCAAACATTGTTTCTAACTAGCTAGTAAAAATTCTACCACGCGTTGCGTGGAATTCAGTCGGTACGGGTCCGGTTGATGACGTTGTTGATAAAATATCTACACTCGGTATAACAATAAAAAATagaaaactcaaaaaaaaaaaaaaaaaaaaaatcttaataTGCTTAGAAAGATGTCAATTGATATCCCAAACTAAGCCACAACACCCATTGACACAACTCGTACTACCTGCTTCATGACTTGTAAAAAACGTTCTTTCATGAACACTAAAGACATATGCCAAAGTTGACTAAATGTGATATTATGTAAGGGTCGTATAGAATATGTTAACACATAAGTTTCGCTTATTTCATATTTGACTAATTAGGAGTTAAAATGCATTCATGATTTTTTTAACAGATGTAAAAACTTGCCTaaacatactaaaatttatatttatatatatataataaatgaataaGGTTTGGGACACGTGTCGCGTTGTGGTGCAACCTCACTTgatttttggcgggaaaatgtgGAAACCTTTTATTTTTACACGGGATCCGAATGGCAACAACCATACCCGCATAGTTTGACCTGGGTATACAAACTATCTAATTAGCCTAAATCTCTCAAATGCATCATTCTTCTCCTTCACGCTTTCATTCAAGCTTACAAAACCCTAATCTTGTTCATCGCCGACAAGCAAATCTACCACCGTCTCTTTCGATTTCATTAGCATCTGGTAAATCAATGAATCTATTCTTATTTTCCTATGATTTCTTATATCTTTCATTGATGATTTCGTTCAATTTCTTATGATTCTTCTATCATTCATCCATGATTCGTTCGGTTACATCTAATCTGAGTGTTCatcgaggttttttttttttttttttttttttttttttttgtgcttgAAGCATTGTTTTGGGTTTTATCTCATCTTTTGTGACAAACAATCTAATTCGATGGCTCAGTTTTGTTTGATTATGTTGATACataatgtctatcgcctgcgtcatCAGTCTATGTCGTGTCATTTATATGTAATAGGCTAGTTAAAATGATAAGTTTATATGTTGTAACCAGTTCGCATGACCTGGAAGGTCAGGTCGCACGAAGTGGGTAGTCTAGTTCGTGCGGTCTGGAGTTGATTAGTTCGTGCTGTCTggtaagcctataaataggctagTAGTGTTCTTCATTTAGAAACTTTCTGGAGAATTTTGTACCAAAGTGCTGACGGATTCTCTCTGTATCAAAACGTTTTATATCAATGAAGAACATGTTTAAATTGACTCTCTACTCTTCTACTCCTGTTCTAACACTGATTGACGGTTTCTAGCCTGATTCCGCCTTTCTAGAAACCAGATTtgactctgattgactcgttttgGATGAATCCTCGATCCTactagtggtatcagagctcaggaagagtCAAATCTGTTGATATCAGTGTTTTGAACGGTTTAGAATCATATACTTCTACTGTTTCTTGGATTTTCAGACGATTTCACGGATAAAATGGACTAAATTTTGGATATTATGTGTAAAACATCATTTTGATCAATCATACAAAGTTACATACCATAAATAAAACTAAAACTGATCCAAAAATGTCAAAAACTTGAAATTTTGATAAACTAAGTCTTCAAACGAGGTGAAACTATCCAAATCGTGTGAAAATGAAGCTCAAATCGTGTGAAATTGATCAGATCGTTTGAATTTTTGTCAAACCGTTTGAAAACCTTGTCCAGATCGCACGGATTGGACCAGATCGCTTGAAAAGTTCAAACCGTGTGACCAGATCGCACGACTTGAGTGTCCAGATCGTGTGAATTCATCAGGTCGTACGAACTGAAATTTCTTTTAACAAGTATCGGTCACTTCGCATGGATTGGCAGTCCAGGTCGTTTGAAACATCCAGGTCGTTTGAAACAATTCAGGTCGTTTG contains the following coding sequences:
- the LOC110892144 gene encoding uncharacterized protein LOC110892144, with product MAQGRGGAMVAMKVICLLAVALQCEAASFLVGGWPGWNPKFDLGAMTSAYKAGDIFVFKYVAGYHDVVVVNKTV